A genomic window from Streptomyces brevispora includes:
- a CDS encoding putative leader peptide, translating into MPGTGIALVSRRHVDLGRMSSAICPAS; encoded by the coding sequence ATGCCTGGAACTGGAATTGCCTTGGTGAGTCGACGCCACGTCGACCTCGGCCGCATGTCCAGCGCCATCTGTCCGGCGAGCTGA
- a CDS encoding GNAT family N-acetyltransferase yields the protein MSNPAHPAAPASEVTIWSLEQTSPDDLRPSAVPEGDIRIVRSGIPLPEFSRFLYTAVGGDIRWTDRLTMTYAQWQEALDRPGAETWVAYADGTPAGYIELDPQDDGVVEIMYFGLIPAFRGRRIGGHLLSYGVARAWDLAERWPQRPATKRVWLHTCSKDGPHAMDNYLRRGFRLFDTRTELEPDVVTPGPWPGSGRQLLP from the coding sequence ATGAGCAACCCCGCGCACCCCGCCGCCCCGGCCTCCGAGGTGACCATCTGGTCCCTGGAGCAGACCTCCCCCGACGATCTGCGGCCCTCGGCCGTACCGGAGGGGGACATCCGGATCGTCCGGTCCGGGATACCGCTGCCCGAGTTCAGCCGCTTCCTCTACACGGCGGTCGGCGGGGACATCCGGTGGACGGACCGGCTGACGATGACGTACGCGCAGTGGCAGGAGGCGCTGGACCGGCCCGGCGCGGAGACCTGGGTGGCGTACGCGGACGGGACGCCGGCCGGATACATCGAGCTGGACCCGCAGGACGACGGCGTGGTCGAGATCATGTACTTCGGTCTGATCCCGGCGTTCCGGGGGCGTCGGATCGGCGGTCATCTGCTCTCGTACGGGGTGGCCCGTGCCTGGGACCTGGCGGAGCGGTGGCCGCAGCGGCCGGCGACGAAGCGGGTGTGGCTGCACACCTGCTCCAAGGACGGGCCGCATGCCATGGACAACTATCTGCGCCGCGGCTTCCGGCTCTTCGACACCAGGACCGAGCTGGAGCCGGATGTCGTCACACCGGGCCCGTGGCCGGGTTCCGGCCGGCAGCTGCTCCCGTAA